A window of the Brassica napus cultivar Da-Ae chromosome A2, Da-Ae, whole genome shotgun sequence genome harbors these coding sequences:
- the LOC125584433 gene encoding uncharacterized protein LOC125584433 yields MEPEDDRDLYPWIIGYIWKGRNDKLFRGIDRDPLELVRYAESECQAWYNARDSVPLPTQVQTTEETQALSLGNICMVDGSWTSTAQFSGMGWVWKDTMGKIQLMGSRNLRRRQTALHLELEALQWAMENMLQHSICQRFGTDCKDLIAMIEQPQA; encoded by the coding sequence ATGGAGCCAGAAGATGATAGAGACCTTTATCCTTGGATAATTGGGTACATCTGGAAAGGTAGGAATGATAAGTTGTTTAGAGGCATAGACAGAGACCCTTTGGAACTAGTCAggtatgcagagagtgagtgcCAAGCATGGTACAATGCAAGAGATTCTGTGCCGCTTCCGACACAGGTACAGACTACTGAAGAAACACAagccttaagcttgggtaatatttgtatggtggatggttctTGGACCTCTACAGCTCAGTTTAGTGGAATGGGATGGGTTTGGAAGGATACCATGGGTAAGATTCAACTCATGGGGTCAAGAAACCTGAGGAGGAGGCAAACAGCTTTACATTTGGAACTGGAAGCGCTACAGTGGGCAATGGAGAACATGCTACAACACTCGATCTGTCAGCGGTTTGGGACGGACTGCAAGgacctgattgcaatgatagaACAACCACAAGCTTGA
- the LOC111202631 gene encoding E3 ubiquitin-protein ligase ATL23-like, translated as MHYTRISPIILPSPPPTITATVESSGRGTMLATLFMALLLPCVGMCIVFLIYLFFLWCSTRRRIERLRFSEPVKLVTGKGLSVSELEKLPKLTGKELALEVRSTECPVCLENIESCQSARLVPGCNHGFHQLCADTWLSNHTVCPVCRGDLAQKVPQLSNNHSPC; from the coding sequence ATGCACTACACGCGCATCTCACCAATTATATTGCCTTCTCCACCACCCACCATCACCGCCACCGTTGAATCCAGTGGTAGAGGAACCATGTTAGCCACCCTATTCATGGCCCTCCTTCTCCCTTGCGTTGGCATGTGCATTGTCTTCCTCatatatctcttcttcttgtggtGCTCCACACGTCGCCGTATTGAGCGTCTAAGATTTTCTGAACCGGTTAAGCTGGTCACCGGTAAAGGTCTCTCTGTCTCGGAGCTCGAGAAACTCCCAAAACTCACCGGAAAAGAGCTTGCCTTAGAAGTGAGGTCGACAGAGTGCCCTGTTTGCCTTGAAAATATCGAGAGTTGCCAATCGGCCCGTCTGGTTCCCGGTTGCAACCATGGGTTTCACCAATTATGTGCTGACACGTGGTTATCTAACCACACGGTGTGTCCTGTTTGTCGTGGCGATCTTGCTCAGAAGGTTCCTCAACTTAGTAACAATCATAGTCCATGTTGA